One Colias croceus chromosome 28, ilColCroc2.1 DNA window includes the following coding sequences:
- the LOC123703931 gene encoding uncharacterized protein LOC123703931, with protein sequence MPQRSTEDALYRLVNHIRNMREEKKISVVVSLDIEGAFDSAWWPAIKVRLAEVGCPANVRRVISSYLSERGVKVRYAGVEVSRGTSKGCVQGSIGGPILWNLLLDPLLWMLEEMGVFCQAFADDIVLVVEGDTALEIETKANRVLNVISEWGKENKLKFAPNKTCALLSTRRLKYDVPRLAMGNVEIKYYSCIKILGLTIDSGLTFNAHVGTRWETGRWKEWLRRLRTHIRQSRKGWGSGEDSYSDVASSHVHRIYTDGSKIEGRVGAALSVWEGEAETKAVKLALPSYCTVYQAELLALQRAVERACKSGVAKVGIFSDSRSALQAVTLGSPHPLAVQTRAALRKAALQRREVALFWIKAHAGLRGNERVDQLAKEAALGSKRKPDYDLCPVSFVKRILRQDTIGEWDGRYDVGETAGGTKLFFPSAAAAYKIVRKIDITHHTTQRRYSHTQQTRGTRKL encoded by the exons ATGCCACAGAGGAGCACCGAGGACGCCCTCTATAGACTAGTGAACCACATCAGAAATATGAGGGAGGAGAAGAAGATTTCTGTTGTGGTATCGCTGGACATAGAGGGAGCCTTCGACAGCGCCTGGTGGCCAGCCATAAAGGTGCGGTTGGCTGAAGTTGGGTGCCCGGCGAACGTGAGGCGGGTGATCAGCAGCTACCTGAGTGAAAGGGGAGTGAAAGTTAGATATGCGGGTGTGGAAGTGAGTAGGGGGACCAGCAAGGGGTGCGTGCAGGGGTCCATAGGCGGACCAATCCTGTGGAACCTCTTGCTGGACCCTCTGCTATGGATGTTAGAGGAGATGGGAGTATTTTGTCAGGCGTTTGCCGACGACATTGTGTTGGTCGTTGAGGGGGACACGGCCCTTGAAATCGAAACGAAAGCGAACCGTGTCCTTAATGTAATAAGCGAATGgggaaaagaaaataaattgaaatttgcaCCTAATAAAACGTGTGCCCTCCTCTCCACGAGGAGGCTGAAATATGACGTGCCGCGGCTCGCTATGGGGAATgtggaaattaaatattattcttgtATAAAAATACTGGGCCTTACAATCGACAGCGGCCTCACCTTTAACGCCCACGTCGGGACG CGTTGGGAGACAGGGAGGTGGAAAGAATGGCTCCGGCGATTGAGGACCCACATCCGGCAGAGCAGGAAGGGCTGGGGTTCGGGCGAGGACTCGTATTCCGACGTGGCTAGTAGCCACGTACATAGGATCTATACGGACGGCAGCAAGATTGAGGGTCGAGTCGGAGCCGCCCTTTCCGTATGGGAGGGGGAGGCCGAGACGAAGGCCGTCAAGCTTGCTTTGCCGTCGTATTGCACCGTCTACCAGGCCGAACTCCTAGCGCTCCAAAGAGCAGTAGAAAGAGCCTGCAAGAGTGGAGTGGCGAAGGTCGGCATCTTCAGCGACTCCAGATCGGCTCTCCAGGCAGTCACACTCGGTTCCCCCCACCCCCTTGCTGTGCAAACAAGGGCGGCCCTCCGAAAAGCTGCTTTGCAGAGGCGGGAGGTCGCTCTGTTTTGGATCAAGGCGCACGCAGGGCTAAGGGGGAACGAAAGAGTGGACCAGTTAGCCAAGGAGGCCGCTCTGGGGTCGAAGAGGAAACCCGACTACGATCTGTGTCCTGTTTCATTCGTCAAGCGTATCTTGAGACAGGATACGATTGGCGAATGGGACGGGAGATACGATGTGGGGGAGACGGCTGGAGGCACGAAGCTCTTTTTCccaagcgctgctgctgcatacAAAATAGTACGGAAAATAGACATCACacaccacaccacacaa CGACGCTACTCGCACACGCAGCAAACAAGAGGCACGCGCAAGCTATAA
- the LOC123704052 gene encoding ATP-dependent zinc metalloprotease YME1L isoform X3 produces MFSLNSINSQNQILISFSQLSSRYSGIFRHRKQNNCKTKHENGKQITAAVYDANICQESFQEALRNFDKNVLDNMRNIDARSVASFPRFKSPLQDIISVGSAKKVSHISASSFEQNKNGWLDLTPTVTVDLRGKNTKFSVSENFVGLLTRSVQKNSFKYTVQVRGFKTERSVHADLKRNPNLLNRLRLNVSETTEKQSAAGPEVAPRLEKLLNEDTVLTHQQKDKIKIAFAEGYLAGSHPENVRGTKASKYLKLVQQLLTIVLFLAIFVSLMASVSGTVFRSRIQLGNQVEVDPEDISVTFDDVKGCDEAKQELKDVVEFLKSPEKFSSLGGKLPKGVLLVGPPGTGKTLLARAVAGEARVPFFHAAGPEFDEILVGQGARRVRDLFKAAKERAPCVIFIDEIDSVGAKRTNSVLHPYANQTINQLLSEMDGFHQNEGVIVLGATNRRDDLDQALLRPGRFDVEVSVPTPDYGGRLEILRLYVARVAAAPALDVEALARATTGFTGADLESMVNQAALKAAISGATRVTMAHLEEARDKVLMGPARRARLPDDEANAITACHEGGHALVAFYTKDAHPLHKVTIIPRGPSLGHTAYLPAKERYHVTKQQLLATMDTMMGGRAAEELVYGPDKITSGASSDLKQATSIASHMVREWGMSDRVGLRALQPPADRDALGPATSELIDAEIKKLLSESYERAKAILRTHAKEHKALAEALLKYETLDAEDIKAITNGEKIKLEKQKKDSAPSPAPAPAAPGALLGQPAPA; encoded by the exons ATGTTCTCATTGAATTCTATTAACAGTCAAAATCAG ATTCTTATTAGTTTTAGCCAGCTATCATCAAGATATTCTGGCATATTTAGACatagaaaacaaaacaattgcAAGACCAAACATGAGAATGGAAAACAAATCACAGCGGCAGTGTACGATGCAAACATTTGCCAGGAAAGTTTTCAAGAGGCCCTAAGAAATTTCGATAAGAATGTACTAGATAATATGCGGAATATTGACGCGCGGTCAGTGGCATCGTTCCCTCGCTTCAAGTCGCCTCTGCAGGACATCATCAGCGTAGGATCTGCCAAAAAAGTATCACATATATCTGCTAGCAGCTttgaacaaaacaaaaatggGTGGCTAGATTTGACTCCAACGGTAACCGTAGACTTACGCGGCAAAAATACTAAATTCAGTGTCTCTGAGAATTTTGTAGGTCTATTAACGAGGAGTGTACagaaaaattcattcaaatatACTGTCCAAGTTCGTGGTTTCAAAACAGAGAGAAGCGTACATGCAGATCTGAAGAGGAACCCCAACCTTTTAAATAGACTGC GTCTAAATGTATCGGAAACAACTGAGAAGCAATCAGCAGCGGGCCCGGAGGTCGCGCCGCGGCTCGAGAAGCTGCTCAACGAGGACACGGTGCTCACACACCAGCAGAAGGATAAGATTAAGATCGCTTTTGCTGAGGGCTATTTAGCAG GGTCTCACCCAGAAAATGTGCGCGGCACAAAagcatcaaaatatttaaagttggTACAACAACTGCTGACCATTGTACTGTTTCTGGCCATCTTCGTGAGTCTCATGGCGTCCGTTAGTGGGACTGTCTTCcg TTCCAGGATCCAGCTGGGGAACCAAGTGGAGGTGGACCCGGAAGACATCTCCGTCACATTCGACGATGTGAAGGGATGCGATGAGGCCAAACAAGAGCTCAAAGATGTG GTGGAATTCCTGAAGTCGCCGGAGAAGTTCTCGTCGCTGGGCGGCAAGCTGCCGAAGGGCGTGCTGCTGGTGGGCCCGCCCGGCACCGGCAAGACGCTGCTGGCGCGCGCCGTGGCGGGCGAGGCGCGCGTGCCCTTCTTCCACGCGGCCGGCCCCGAGTTCGACGAGATCCTCGTGGGGCAGGGCGCGCGCCGCGTGCGCGACCTCTTCA AAGCAGCAAAAGAACGGGCGCCGTGTGTGATATTCATTGATGAAATCGACTCTGTCGGTGCCAAGAGAACCAACAGTGTGTTACACCCTTACGCCAATCAG aCAATAAACCAGCTGCTCTCCGAGATGGACGGCTTCCACCAGAACGAGGGCGTGATCGTGCTCGGCGCGACCAACCGGCGCGACGACCTCGACCAGGCGCTGCTGCGACCCGGACGGTTCGACGTCGAG GTGTCGGTGCCGACGCCGGACTACGGCGGGCGGCTGGAGATCCTGCGGCTGTACGTGGCGCGCGTGGCGGCCGCGCCCGCGCTCGACGTGGAGGCGCTCGCGCGGGCCACCACCGGCTTCACCGGCGCCGACCTCGAGAGCATGGTCAACCAGGCCGCGCTCAA GGCGGCGATCTCGGGCGCGACGCGGGTGACGATGGCGCACCTGGAGGAGGCGCGCGACAAGGTGCTGATGGGCCCCGCGCGGCGCGCGCGCCTGCCCGACGACGAGGCCAACGCCATCACCGCCTGCCACGAGGGCGGCCACGCGCTCGTCGCCTTCTACACCAAG GACGCGCACCCGCTGCACAAGGTGACGATCATCCCGCGCGGGCCCTCGCTCGGCCACACCGCCTACCTGCCCGCTAAGGAGAG ATACCACGTGACGAAGCAGCAGCTGCTCGCCACGATGGACACCATGATGGGCGGCCGCGCCGCCGAGGAACTCGTCTATGGGCCCGATAAGATCACATCCG GTGCGTCGTCGGACTTGAAGCAGGCGACGTCGATCGCGAGCCACATGGTGCGCGAGTGGGGCATGAGCGACCGGGTGGGGCTGCGCGCGCTGCAGCCGCCCGCCGACCGCGACGCGCTCGGCCCCGCCACCAGCGAGCTG ATCGACGCGGAGATCAAGAAGCTGCTGTCGGAGAGCTACGAGCGCGCCAAGGCCATCCTGCGCACGCACGCTAAGGAGCACAAGGCGCTCGCCGAGGCGCTGCTCAA GTACGAGACGCTGGACGCGGAGGACATCAAGGCGATCACGAACGGAGAGAAGATCAAACTGGAGAAGCAGAAGAAGGACAGCGCCCCCTCCCCCGCCCCCGCGCCCGCCGCGCCCGGCGCCCTGCTCGGCCAGCCCGCCCCCGCGTAG
- the LOC123704052 gene encoding ATP-dependent zinc metalloprotease YME1L isoform X1: protein MFSLNSINSQNQILISFSQLSSRYSGIFRHRKQNNCKTKHENGKQITAAVYDANICQESFQEALRNFDKNVLDNMRNIDARSVASFPRFKSPLQDIISVGSAKKVSHISASSFEQNKNGWLDLTPTVTVDLRGKNTKFSVSENFVGLLTRSVQKNSFKYTVQVRGFKTERSVHADLKRNPNLLNRLRKSLGLNVSETTEKQSAAGPEVAPRLEKLLNEDTVLTHQQKDKIKIAFAEGYLAGSHPENVRGTKASKYLKLVQQLLTIVLFLAIFVSLMASVSGTVFRSRIQLGNQVEVDPEDISVTFDDVKGCDEAKQELKDVVEFLKSPEKFSSLGGKLPKGVLLVGPPGTGKTLLARAVAGEARVPFFHAAGPEFDEILVGQGARRVRDLFKAAKERAPCVIFIDEIDSVGAKRTNSVLHPYANQTINQLLSEMDGFHQNEGVIVLGATNRRDDLDQALLRPGRFDVEVSVPTPDYGGRLEILRLYVARVAAAPALDVEALARATTGFTGADLESMVNQAALKAAISGATRVTMAHLEEARDKVLMGPARRARLPDDEANAITACHEGGHALVAFYTKDAHPLHKVTIIPRGPSLGHTAYLPAKERYHVTKQQLLATMDTMMGGRAAEELVYGPDKITSGASSDLKQATSIASHMVREWGMSDRVGLRALQPPADRDALGPATSELIDAEIKKLLSESYERAKAILRTHAKEHKALAEALLKYETLDAEDIKAITNGEKIKLEKQKKDSAPSPAPAPAAPGALLGQPAPA from the exons ATGTTCTCATTGAATTCTATTAACAGTCAAAATCAG ATTCTTATTAGTTTTAGCCAGCTATCATCAAGATATTCTGGCATATTTAGACatagaaaacaaaacaattgcAAGACCAAACATGAGAATGGAAAACAAATCACAGCGGCAGTGTACGATGCAAACATTTGCCAGGAAAGTTTTCAAGAGGCCCTAAGAAATTTCGATAAGAATGTACTAGATAATATGCGGAATATTGACGCGCGGTCAGTGGCATCGTTCCCTCGCTTCAAGTCGCCTCTGCAGGACATCATCAGCGTAGGATCTGCCAAAAAAGTATCACATATATCTGCTAGCAGCTttgaacaaaacaaaaatggGTGGCTAGATTTGACTCCAACGGTAACCGTAGACTTACGCGGCAAAAATACTAAATTCAGTGTCTCTGAGAATTTTGTAGGTCTATTAACGAGGAGTGTACagaaaaattcattcaaatatACTGTCCAAGTTCGTGGTTTCAAAACAGAGAGAAGCGTACATGCAGATCTGAAGAGGAACCCCAACCTTTTAAATAGACTGCGTAAGTCTTTGG GTCTAAATGTATCGGAAACAACTGAGAAGCAATCAGCAGCGGGCCCGGAGGTCGCGCCGCGGCTCGAGAAGCTGCTCAACGAGGACACGGTGCTCACACACCAGCAGAAGGATAAGATTAAGATCGCTTTTGCTGAGGGCTATTTAGCAG GGTCTCACCCAGAAAATGTGCGCGGCACAAAagcatcaaaatatttaaagttggTACAACAACTGCTGACCATTGTACTGTTTCTGGCCATCTTCGTGAGTCTCATGGCGTCCGTTAGTGGGACTGTCTTCcg TTCCAGGATCCAGCTGGGGAACCAAGTGGAGGTGGACCCGGAAGACATCTCCGTCACATTCGACGATGTGAAGGGATGCGATGAGGCCAAACAAGAGCTCAAAGATGTG GTGGAATTCCTGAAGTCGCCGGAGAAGTTCTCGTCGCTGGGCGGCAAGCTGCCGAAGGGCGTGCTGCTGGTGGGCCCGCCCGGCACCGGCAAGACGCTGCTGGCGCGCGCCGTGGCGGGCGAGGCGCGCGTGCCCTTCTTCCACGCGGCCGGCCCCGAGTTCGACGAGATCCTCGTGGGGCAGGGCGCGCGCCGCGTGCGCGACCTCTTCA AAGCAGCAAAAGAACGGGCGCCGTGTGTGATATTCATTGATGAAATCGACTCTGTCGGTGCCAAGAGAACCAACAGTGTGTTACACCCTTACGCCAATCAG aCAATAAACCAGCTGCTCTCCGAGATGGACGGCTTCCACCAGAACGAGGGCGTGATCGTGCTCGGCGCGACCAACCGGCGCGACGACCTCGACCAGGCGCTGCTGCGACCCGGACGGTTCGACGTCGAG GTGTCGGTGCCGACGCCGGACTACGGCGGGCGGCTGGAGATCCTGCGGCTGTACGTGGCGCGCGTGGCGGCCGCGCCCGCGCTCGACGTGGAGGCGCTCGCGCGGGCCACCACCGGCTTCACCGGCGCCGACCTCGAGAGCATGGTCAACCAGGCCGCGCTCAA GGCGGCGATCTCGGGCGCGACGCGGGTGACGATGGCGCACCTGGAGGAGGCGCGCGACAAGGTGCTGATGGGCCCCGCGCGGCGCGCGCGCCTGCCCGACGACGAGGCCAACGCCATCACCGCCTGCCACGAGGGCGGCCACGCGCTCGTCGCCTTCTACACCAAG GACGCGCACCCGCTGCACAAGGTGACGATCATCCCGCGCGGGCCCTCGCTCGGCCACACCGCCTACCTGCCCGCTAAGGAGAG ATACCACGTGACGAAGCAGCAGCTGCTCGCCACGATGGACACCATGATGGGCGGCCGCGCCGCCGAGGAACTCGTCTATGGGCCCGATAAGATCACATCCG GTGCGTCGTCGGACTTGAAGCAGGCGACGTCGATCGCGAGCCACATGGTGCGCGAGTGGGGCATGAGCGACCGGGTGGGGCTGCGCGCGCTGCAGCCGCCCGCCGACCGCGACGCGCTCGGCCCCGCCACCAGCGAGCTG ATCGACGCGGAGATCAAGAAGCTGCTGTCGGAGAGCTACGAGCGCGCCAAGGCCATCCTGCGCACGCACGCTAAGGAGCACAAGGCGCTCGCCGAGGCGCTGCTCAA GTACGAGACGCTGGACGCGGAGGACATCAAGGCGATCACGAACGGAGAGAAGATCAAACTGGAGAAGCAGAAGAAGGACAGCGCCCCCTCCCCCGCCCCCGCGCCCGCCGCGCCCGGCGCCCTGCTCGGCCAGCCCGCCCCCGCGTAG
- the LOC123704052 gene encoding ATP-dependent zinc metalloprotease YME1L isoform X2 produces the protein MFSLNSINSQNQILISFSQLSSRYSGIFRHRKQNNCKTKHENGKQITAAVYDANICQESFQEALRNFDKNVLDNMRNIDARSVASFPRFKSPLQDIISVGSAKKVSHISASSFEQNKNGWLDLTPTVTVDLRGKNTKFSVSENFVGLLTRSVQKNSFKYTVQVRGFKTERSVHADLKRNPNLLNRLRKSLGLNVSETTEKQSAAGPEVAPRLEKLLNEDTVLTHQQKDKIKIAFAEGYLAGSHPENVRGTKASKYLKLVQQLLTIVLFLAIFVSLMASVSGTVFRIQLGNQVEVDPEDISVTFDDVKGCDEAKQELKDVVEFLKSPEKFSSLGGKLPKGVLLVGPPGTGKTLLARAVAGEARVPFFHAAGPEFDEILVGQGARRVRDLFKAAKERAPCVIFIDEIDSVGAKRTNSVLHPYANQTINQLLSEMDGFHQNEGVIVLGATNRRDDLDQALLRPGRFDVEVSVPTPDYGGRLEILRLYVARVAAAPALDVEALARATTGFTGADLESMVNQAALKAAISGATRVTMAHLEEARDKVLMGPARRARLPDDEANAITACHEGGHALVAFYTKDAHPLHKVTIIPRGPSLGHTAYLPAKERYHVTKQQLLATMDTMMGGRAAEELVYGPDKITSGASSDLKQATSIASHMVREWGMSDRVGLRALQPPADRDALGPATSELIDAEIKKLLSESYERAKAILRTHAKEHKALAEALLKYETLDAEDIKAITNGEKIKLEKQKKDSAPSPAPAPAAPGALLGQPAPA, from the exons ATGTTCTCATTGAATTCTATTAACAGTCAAAATCAG ATTCTTATTAGTTTTAGCCAGCTATCATCAAGATATTCTGGCATATTTAGACatagaaaacaaaacaattgcAAGACCAAACATGAGAATGGAAAACAAATCACAGCGGCAGTGTACGATGCAAACATTTGCCAGGAAAGTTTTCAAGAGGCCCTAAGAAATTTCGATAAGAATGTACTAGATAATATGCGGAATATTGACGCGCGGTCAGTGGCATCGTTCCCTCGCTTCAAGTCGCCTCTGCAGGACATCATCAGCGTAGGATCTGCCAAAAAAGTATCACATATATCTGCTAGCAGCTttgaacaaaacaaaaatggGTGGCTAGATTTGACTCCAACGGTAACCGTAGACTTACGCGGCAAAAATACTAAATTCAGTGTCTCTGAGAATTTTGTAGGTCTATTAACGAGGAGTGTACagaaaaattcattcaaatatACTGTCCAAGTTCGTGGTTTCAAAACAGAGAGAAGCGTACATGCAGATCTGAAGAGGAACCCCAACCTTTTAAATAGACTGCGTAAGTCTTTGG GTCTAAATGTATCGGAAACAACTGAGAAGCAATCAGCAGCGGGCCCGGAGGTCGCGCCGCGGCTCGAGAAGCTGCTCAACGAGGACACGGTGCTCACACACCAGCAGAAGGATAAGATTAAGATCGCTTTTGCTGAGGGCTATTTAGCAG GGTCTCACCCAGAAAATGTGCGCGGCACAAAagcatcaaaatatttaaagttggTACAACAACTGCTGACCATTGTACTGTTTCTGGCCATCTTCGTGAGTCTCATGGCGTCCGTTAGTGGGACTGTCTTCcg GATCCAGCTGGGGAACCAAGTGGAGGTGGACCCGGAAGACATCTCCGTCACATTCGACGATGTGAAGGGATGCGATGAGGCCAAACAAGAGCTCAAAGATGTG GTGGAATTCCTGAAGTCGCCGGAGAAGTTCTCGTCGCTGGGCGGCAAGCTGCCGAAGGGCGTGCTGCTGGTGGGCCCGCCCGGCACCGGCAAGACGCTGCTGGCGCGCGCCGTGGCGGGCGAGGCGCGCGTGCCCTTCTTCCACGCGGCCGGCCCCGAGTTCGACGAGATCCTCGTGGGGCAGGGCGCGCGCCGCGTGCGCGACCTCTTCA AAGCAGCAAAAGAACGGGCGCCGTGTGTGATATTCATTGATGAAATCGACTCTGTCGGTGCCAAGAGAACCAACAGTGTGTTACACCCTTACGCCAATCAG aCAATAAACCAGCTGCTCTCCGAGATGGACGGCTTCCACCAGAACGAGGGCGTGATCGTGCTCGGCGCGACCAACCGGCGCGACGACCTCGACCAGGCGCTGCTGCGACCCGGACGGTTCGACGTCGAG GTGTCGGTGCCGACGCCGGACTACGGCGGGCGGCTGGAGATCCTGCGGCTGTACGTGGCGCGCGTGGCGGCCGCGCCCGCGCTCGACGTGGAGGCGCTCGCGCGGGCCACCACCGGCTTCACCGGCGCCGACCTCGAGAGCATGGTCAACCAGGCCGCGCTCAA GGCGGCGATCTCGGGCGCGACGCGGGTGACGATGGCGCACCTGGAGGAGGCGCGCGACAAGGTGCTGATGGGCCCCGCGCGGCGCGCGCGCCTGCCCGACGACGAGGCCAACGCCATCACCGCCTGCCACGAGGGCGGCCACGCGCTCGTCGCCTTCTACACCAAG GACGCGCACCCGCTGCACAAGGTGACGATCATCCCGCGCGGGCCCTCGCTCGGCCACACCGCCTACCTGCCCGCTAAGGAGAG ATACCACGTGACGAAGCAGCAGCTGCTCGCCACGATGGACACCATGATGGGCGGCCGCGCCGCCGAGGAACTCGTCTATGGGCCCGATAAGATCACATCCG GTGCGTCGTCGGACTTGAAGCAGGCGACGTCGATCGCGAGCCACATGGTGCGCGAGTGGGGCATGAGCGACCGGGTGGGGCTGCGCGCGCTGCAGCCGCCCGCCGACCGCGACGCGCTCGGCCCCGCCACCAGCGAGCTG ATCGACGCGGAGATCAAGAAGCTGCTGTCGGAGAGCTACGAGCGCGCCAAGGCCATCCTGCGCACGCACGCTAAGGAGCACAAGGCGCTCGCCGAGGCGCTGCTCAA GTACGAGACGCTGGACGCGGAGGACATCAAGGCGATCACGAACGGAGAGAAGATCAAACTGGAGAAGCAGAAGAAGGACAGCGCCCCCTCCCCCGCCCCCGCGCCCGCCGCGCCCGGCGCCCTGCTCGGCCAGCCCGCCCCCGCGTAG